A single Cannabis sativa cultivar Pink pepper isolate KNU-18-1 chromosome 7, ASM2916894v1, whole genome shotgun sequence DNA region contains:
- the LOC115696704 gene encoding uncharacterized protein LOC115696704, whose protein sequence is MSSEYNRSSLPFPIFHGENYDFWSIKMKTYFRSQNIWKIVEEGIIIPEDITSLSEDQKKALKDNQQKDSHALYCLQQAMADNLFPRIMSAATAKEAWDTLQEEFQGTVKVCTVRLQKLRRDFENLRMKDNETAKDYYSRIKEIVNQMGAYGEIIFDKNIVQKILIFCTEKYDSIVSVIEETKDLETLSPSKLIGSLEAYESRREMHKESEKLKMPFSQFAVSKTKS, encoded by the coding sequence ATGAGTTCGGAGTACAATCGCTCTTCACTACCTTTTCCAATTTTCCATGGAgaaaactatgatttttggtCCATCAAAATGAAGACCTATTTTCGATCACAAAATATATGGAAAATTGTTGAAGAAGGAATCATTATTCCGGAAGATATTACATCTCTTTCGGAAGATCAAAAGAAGGCACTTAAGGATAATCAACAAAAGGATTCTCATGCATTATACTGCTTGCAACAAGCTATGGCGGACAATCTTTTTCCACGAATTATGAGCGCAGCAACGGCAAAAGAAGCATGGGACACGCTGCAGGAGGAGTTCCAAGGAACCGTCAAGGTATGCACAGTTAGACTACAAAAGCTTAGAAGAGATTTTGAGAATCTTAGAATGAAAGATAATGAGACTGCAAAAGATTACTATTCTAGAATTAAAGAAATAGTAAATCAAATGGGAGCCTATGgagaaataatttttgacaaGAATATAGTACAAAAGATACTAATTTTTTGTACAGAAAAATATGATTCAATAGTTTCTGTGATAGAGGAAACTAAAGATTTAGAAACTCTATCACCAAGTAAATTAATAGGCTCTCTTGAAGCATATGAAAGTAGACGAGAAATGCATAAGGAAAGTGAAAAGCTGAAAATGCCTTTCAGTCAATTCGCGGTCTCAAAAACCAAAAGCTGA